A window of the Dongshaea marina genome harbors these coding sequences:
- a CDS encoding LytR/AlgR family response regulator transcription factor, with protein MLKAIIVEDEYLAREELSYLVGAHSQIEIKASFEDGLEAFKYLQDHKVDLVFLDINIPSIDGMMLAKTIAKFAEKPLIIFTTAYKEFAVDAFEVDAFDYILKPFNEERICAVLQKIEARQLIRNQPGLPGAPTVTTINLYRDGRILVTEVAEINYAVADEKQTLVFTANGQFSVPMSISELVEQLPAESFFRCHRSYCINLRKIKEITPWVNSTYLLKLYDESREIPVSRSNLKQFRQLLGLK; from the coding sequence ATGTTAAAAGCCATAATTGTTGAAGATGAGTACCTGGCGCGCGAAGAGCTGAGTTACCTGGTTGGGGCTCACAGTCAGATCGAGATTAAAGCATCTTTTGAAGATGGGCTGGAGGCCTTTAAGTACCTGCAGGATCACAAGGTTGACCTGGTGTTTCTGGATATTAACATCCCCTCGATTGACGGCATGATGCTGGCGAAGACAATCGCCAAGTTTGCAGAAAAGCCACTGATCATCTTTACCACCGCCTACAAGGAGTTTGCGGTGGATGCCTTTGAAGTTGATGCCTTCGACTATATACTCAAGCCCTTTAATGAAGAGCGGATCTGCGCCGTATTGCAGAAGATTGAGGCCAGGCAGCTCATCCGTAATCAACCCGGCTTACCCGGGGCCCCCACAGTAACCACCATCAATCTGTACCGGGATGGACGCATCCTGGTGACTGAGGTAGCCGAGATCAATTATGCCGTCGCCGACGAAAAGCAGACCCTGGTCTTTACCGCCAATGGCCAATTCTCGGTGCCAATGAGCATCAGTGAGCTGGTTGAGCAGCTGCCCGCCGAAAGTTTTTTTCGCTGCCACCGCTCCTATTGCATTAACCTTCGCAAGATCAAAGAGATCACCCCCTGGGTGAATAGCACCTACCTGCTTAAGCTCTATGATGAGAGCCGGGAGATCCCGGTCAGCCGCAGCAACCTCAAGCAGTTTCGTCAACTGCTGGGATTAAAGTGA
- a CDS encoding helix-turn-helix transcriptional regulator, which translates to MYSQPAAQSIQPARIRHAEMVKELTGSLLDIEGVVACVVMIILRGGERSWLSCSKSNSNNQVSCDFFKNGLYRADILTQGAFLGKNRVIFPEEYVHLDELEKSYFQHLLSYGLHRCYSLARSCSDCHILVHCYSDESPTNPFQFYERTVSPLEQFTAQFIDRTMELYCEELPQLSYSRFSQDEKYRQHVLTRRSDLPETQFSRSELQVLYWSAQGKTAEEIAFVLDISHHTVKTYRHRLIKKLNATNMTHAVYLGKQLSLIP; encoded by the coding sequence ATGTATTCGCAACCTGCTGCACAATCTATCCAACCTGCTCGTATTCGTCATGCTGAAATGGTCAAAGAGTTGACCGGTAGCCTCCTGGATATCGAAGGGGTCGTAGCCTGTGTCGTCATGATCATTCTTCGTGGCGGAGAGCGCAGCTGGCTTAGCTGCAGTAAGAGTAATAGTAACAACCAGGTCAGTTGTGACTTCTTTAAAAATGGCCTGTATCGTGCCGATATCCTAACTCAGGGAGCCTTTCTCGGTAAAAACCGGGTGATCTTTCCTGAGGAGTATGTGCACCTGGATGAGCTGGAAAAAAGTTATTTCCAACACCTGCTGAGCTACGGCCTGCACCGCTGCTATTCGCTGGCGCGCAGCTGCTCGGATTGTCATATTCTGGTTCACTGCTACAGTGATGAATCTCCGACAAACCCGTTCCAGTTTTATGAAAGAACGGTTTCACCGCTGGAGCAGTTTACCGCGCAATTTATTGATCGCACCATGGAGCTCTACTGTGAGGAGCTGCCGCAGCTGAGTTACTCGCGCTTCTCCCAGGACGAAAAATACCGTCAGCATGTCCTGACACGTCGCTCCGACCTGCCTGAAACCCAATTCAGTCGTTCAGAGCTGCAGGTCCTGTACTGGAGTGCTCAGGGTAAGACCGCCGAAGAGATCGCCTTTGTGCTGGATATCTCTCACCATACGGTCAAAACCTATCGCCACCGCTTGATCAAAAAGCTCAATGCAACCAATATGACCCATGCGGTCTATCTGGGAAAACAGCTTTCGCTGATCCCCTAA
- a CDS encoding LytS/YhcK type 5TM receptor domain-containing protein produces the protein MYQEQLMMLLGVLERAALLFMVLFLLTRTTLFQQLFKKREFKPTELALISGLFILFAVFSTYTGIRVAGSLVNVRIIAILSGGILFGPWVGIPAGLISGVHRYIIDVGGVTSIPCLISSIVAGLLGTWIHLRCKKNQYWIYGMLSAMTCEILTMLLIVALSPQSGPGIVKLIAFPMIAGTACIGLIIKLIQGLDDEMELIAARQAKLALNIANQTLPYFRENHPDSLKRVCQIIRDDIGADAVAITDTQEVRAYVGVGEQAHSSDKLWEISPITRQAVQSRQLILSNDLTDNLFRSLLIIPLTENEQISGTLKIYYRKKHKITQSLQEMAIGLSHLISTQLEVSRIEQLKSMASKAEFSALQSKINPHFLFNALNAISSLIRIRPDDARALIAHLADFLRFNLERGQEMIDLQEELKQVRDYISIEQARFGKKLKVEFDVDPVDCQIPSLLIQPLVENAIQHGIQPNRGPGVVTIIVKQLSDRIKITIRDSGRGISHRVIERLRLGKMPSQSIGLMNVDQRVLLTYGHRLEIKRLEPGTEICFYIQEHPEKK, from the coding sequence ATGTATCAGGAACAGTTGATGATGTTACTCGGGGTATTAGAGCGAGCGGCGTTACTCTTCATGGTCCTGTTCCTGCTGACCCGTACCACACTATTCCAGCAGCTGTTTAAAAAGCGCGAGTTCAAACCCACGGAGCTTGCTCTGATCTCGGGATTATTCATCCTGTTTGCGGTGTTCAGCACCTATACCGGGATCCGGGTAGCCGGCTCCCTGGTAAATGTGCGGATTATCGCGATCCTCTCCGGTGGGATCCTGTTTGGTCCCTGGGTCGGCATTCCTGCCGGGCTGATCTCCGGAGTTCACCGCTACATCATAGATGTGGGTGGTGTCACCTCGATCCCCTGCCTCATCTCCAGCATAGTGGCAGGCCTGCTCGGAACCTGGATCCACCTGCGCTGCAAGAAAAATCAGTACTGGATCTATGGCATGCTCAGTGCCATGACCTGTGAGATCCTGACCATGCTGCTGATTGTCGCGCTCTCTCCCCAGAGCGGCCCGGGGATCGTCAAGCTCATCGCGTTTCCTATGATTGCCGGCACCGCCTGTATTGGCCTGATTATCAAGCTCATCCAGGGGCTGGATGATGAGATGGAGCTCATCGCTGCCCGCCAGGCCAAGCTGGCACTGAACATCGCCAACCAGACCCTTCCCTACTTTCGGGAAAATCATCCGGACTCACTCAAGCGGGTGTGCCAGATCATCCGAGACGACATAGGTGCCGATGCGGTCGCCATCACAGATACCCAGGAGGTCCGGGCCTATGTGGGAGTCGGTGAGCAGGCCCATTCCTCGGATAAGCTATGGGAGATAAGCCCCATCACCCGCCAGGCGGTCCAGAGCCGGCAGTTGATCCTAAGCAATGATCTCACCGATAACCTGTTTCGCTCTTTGCTGATCATCCCGCTGACCGAAAATGAACAGATCTCCGGGACCCTCAAGATCTACTACCGCAAGAAGCACAAGATCACCCAGTCCCTCCAGGAGATGGCGATCGGCCTGTCCCATCTCATCTCGACCCAGCTTGAGGTATCACGGATTGAGCAGCTCAAGAGTATGGCGAGCAAGGCGGAGTTTTCGGCACTGCAAAGTAAGATTAATCCGCACTTTCTGTTCAATGCTCTCAATGCCATCTCCTCTCTGATACGGATCCGTCCCGATGATGCCAGAGCCCTGATCGCACATCTGGCGGATTTTCTGCGCTTTAACCTGGAGCGCGGCCAGGAGATGATCGATCTTCAGGAGGAGCTCAAACAGGTCAGAGACTATATCTCCATCGAACAAGCCCGCTTTGGTAAAAAACTTAAGGTGGAGTTTGATGTGGATCCCGTGGATTGCCAAATCCCCTCTTTGTTGATCCAGCCTCTGGTGGAAAACGCGATCCAGCACGGCATCCAGCCCAATCGGGGTCCGGGGGTCGTCACCATTATCGTCAAACAGCTAAGCGATCGGATCAAAATCACGATCCGCGACTCGGGTCGAGGGATCAGCCACCGGGTGATCGAGCGACTGCGTCTTGGCAAAATGCCAAGCCAGAGCATCGGCCTGATGAATGTCGATCAGCGGGTGCTCCTCACCTATGGTCACAGACTTGAGATCAAACGGCTGGAGCCCGGCACCGAGATCTGCTTTTATATCCAGGAGCATCCGGAAAAAAAATGA